In Nicotiana tabacum cultivar K326 chromosome 17, ASM71507v2, whole genome shotgun sequence, one DNA window encodes the following:
- the LOC142161736 gene encoding putative late blight resistance protein homolog R1B-16 isoform X2 translates to MLKSPIKEILIAHGDVIDSIMFKTIIEQGTTIDSPKFGGDGGQRDKVVIEATPLEYLTGIKGTFGRFYHHSVIKSLCFITNAKNYGPFGCEAGGTPFSLVMKEGVAIVGFHGRSGLYLDAIGVYLQKLAPPTSAKEPMVEDIEIRDVSFSTLRKDTLNVLDFIESLKNEEIQKAVDVDLTEKMVLELDFLLLNLHHLSKYHAEQLSPFMTEYEILQNVCGNIRDFHKLIVNGCVGHEIVEYVLPQFQLMAERVGRFLWPNQIGGHSRLFKLEHLFFEIIPTQLEVMHICFTNLNASTSAEVGHFIKQLLETSPDILREYLIHLQEHMINVITASTPGARNIHIMIEFLLIILTDVPKDFIHTGKLFEFLARVGALTRDVSAIARDLEEKSKNGESTNVTNSATLGLLENIELLKRELKDVYLKAPDSSQLCFPMSDGPLFMHLLLRHLNDLLNSNAYLVALIKEEIRLVKEDLEFIRSFFGNVEQELYKDLWAGILDMAYVTKDVIDSIIVRDNGLLHLIFSLPVAIEKINLIKEDVSNLFEKIPRNMGVIVVNSPNKPFERNSSIAGKIIVGFKEETYLIIRKLTSGPKTLDVISITGMPGSGKTTLAYKVYNDKSVFGHFDIRAWCTVDQKYDEMELLKKLFNQVTGSTLKFSENIDVADELRKYLFGKRYLIVLDDLWDTAAWDELTRPFPEVEKGSRVILTTREKKVAMHAQRHSDPLDLRLLRPEESWELLEKKVFGKESCPDELVDVGEEIVQNCKRLPLVVDLIAGVIARKEKKRSVWLEVRNNLNSFIFQKEEDVMKVIELSYDHLPDPLKSCLLYFASYRKDRAIPVELLKRFWRAEGFAEHTEMNSVEEVMDVYLDNLISSSLVISFNEIGKHTTCQIHDLVHDFCLIKAREEKLFDEISSSAPSSSSSYLMPRQMNIEYGQGHFGHNNFSLFDSKNKRHSGKHLYSLRITDHIYHDNNLLYDICHLTHFRLLRVLQLDNFFITANDSLLNKICTLVHLRYLYIRTEVKSLPSSFSNLWNLETLWVKNNGPPLVILPTIWNLVKLRVLGIADCSFFDLDTDEPILVAEDSKLVSLRLLRGLEVSYSKDTEDIFKRFPNLQELRFDLKESWDCSTGRYWFPKLDFLNELESLKVTFKSSNSNDSALSVATNRLWDFHFPSSVKMLCLCEFPLTSDLLSTIGRLSNLEQMYLKNAIIEGEEWNMGEEDTFQNLKCLTLQRVNLSKWEVREESFPALEKLRLRYCRKLKEIPPSFGDICSLKSIELVRCRRLESSAMKIKQDVEDMMGDIQVLVYN, encoded by the exons ATGCTGAAAAGTCCTATTAAAGAAATATTGATTGCTCATGGAGATGTTATAGACTCCATCATGTTCAAAACCATTATTGAACAAGGTACTACCATCGACTCACCAAAGTTTGGTGGGGATGGTGGTCAAAGAGACAAG GTTGTTATTGAGGCGACTCCATTGGAATATTTAACAGGCATTAAGGGGACATTTGGACGTTTTTACCACCATTCGGTTATAAAATCTCTATGTTTTATAACTAATGCAAAGAATTATGGACCATTTGGGTGTGAGGCTGGTGGAACCCCATTTTCACTTGTGATGAAAGAAGGTGTAGCTATTGTGGGATTTCACGGGCGTTCTGGGTTGTACCTTGATGCTATTGGTGTTTATTTGCAGAAACTTGCTCCTCCCACTTCAGCAAAGGAACCTATGGTTGAAGACATTGAAATCCGTGAC GTGTCATTTTCTACCCTTCGCAAGGACACTCTCAATGTTCTGGATTTCATAGAGAGCTTAAAGAATGAAGAAATTCAAAAAGCTGTTGACGTGGATCTAACTGAAAAGATGGTATTGGAGCTGGACTTCCTCCTTCTGAATCTCCATCATCTTTCCAAGTATCATGCCGAACAACTTTCTCCATTCATGACTGAATATGAGATTCTTCAGAATGTATGTGGCAACATAAGAGATTTCCACAAGTTGATAGTGAATGGTTGCGTTGGACATGAGATTGTTGAATATGTCTTACCTCAGTTTCAACTAATGGCTGAGAGAGTAGGACGCTTCCTATGGCCTAATCAAATTGGTGGGCACTCTCGACTCTTCAAGCTAGAACATCTATTCTTTGAGATTATTCCAACTCAGTTGGAGGTTATGCACATATGTTTTACAAATTTGAACGCTTCAACATCAGCAGAAGTTGGACACTTTATTAAGCAGCTCCTAGAAACCTCTCCGGACATTCTTAGAGAATATCTGATTCATCTACAAGAGCACATGATAAATGTTATTACCGCTAGCACTCCAGGGGCTCGAAACATTCATATCATGATAGAGTTCCTATTAATCATTCTCACTGATGTGCCTAAGGACTTTATTCATACTGGCAAGTTGTTTGAATTCCTAGCACGTGTTGGAGCACTTACCAGGGACGTATCAGCTATTGCTCGCGACTTAGAAGAGAAATCAAAGAATGGAGAGAGTACCAATGTAACAAATAGTGCAACTCTAGGCTTGCTTGAAAATATTGAACTCCTGAAGAGAGAACTCAAAGATGTTTACTTGAAAGCCCCGGACTCATCTCAACTCTGCTTTCCCATGAGTGATGGACCCCTGTTCATGCATCTTCTACTTAGACACCTAAATGATTTGCTCAATTCCAATGCTTATTTAGTTGCTTTgataaaggaagaaatcaggctgGTGAAAGAAGATTTAGAATTCATAAGATCTTTCTTCGGGAATGTTGAGCAAGAATTGTATAAAGATCTCTGGGCAGGTATTTTAGATATGGCATACGTGACAAAAGATGTCATTGATTCAATTATTGTAAGAGATAATGGCCTCTTACATCTTATTTTCTCACTTCCCGTTGCCATAGAAAAGATCAATCTTATCAAAGAAGATGTCTCAAATTTATTTGAGAAGATTCCCAGGAACATGGGCGTCATTGTTGTAAACTCTCCCAACAAGCCATTTGAGCGCAATTCATCAATAGCTGGAAAAATAATCGTAGGTTTTAAAGAGGAGACATATTTGATAATTAGGAAGCTCACCAGTGGACCAAAAACGCTAGATGTCATTTCGATCACTGGTATGCCGGGTTCCGGTAAAACTACTTTGGCGTACAAAGTGTATAATGATAAGTcagtttttggtcattttgacaTCCGTGCATGGTGTACAGTCGATCAAAAGTATGACGAGATGGAGTTGCTGAAAAAACTATTTAATCAAGTTACTGGCTCAACTTTGAAATTCAGTGAGAATATTGATGTTGCTGATGAGCTACGAAAATATCTATTTGGAAAGAGGTACCTTATAGTCTTAGATGATTTGTGGGACACTGCAGCATGGGATGAGTTGACAAGACCTTTTCCTGAAGTTGAGAAAGGAAGTCGAGTTATTTTGACGACTCGAGAAAAGAAAGTGGCTATGCATGCACAACGCCACAGTGATCCTCTTGACCTTCGATTGCTAAGACCGGAAGAAAGTTGGGAGTTATTAGAGAAAAAGGTCTTTGGAAAAGAAAGTTGCCCTGATGAGCTAGTGGATGTTGGAGAAGAGATAGTCCAAAACTGTAAACGGCTTCCTTTGGTGGTTGATTTGATTGCTGGAGTCATTGcgaggaaggaaaagaaaaggagtgTGTGGCTTGAAGTTCGAAATAATTTGAATTCCTTCATTTTCCAGAAAGAAGAGGACGTGATGAAGGTTATAGAattaagttatgaccatttacCTGATCCCTTAAAGTCGTGCTTACTTTACTTTGCAAGTTATCGGAAGGACAGAGCAATTCCAGTCGAACTTTTGAAAAGATTCTGGCGTGCCGAAGGATTTGCGGAACACACAGAGATGAACAGTGTGGAAGAAGTGATGGATGTTTATTTGGATAATTTAATTTCCAGTAGCTTGGTAATTTCTTTCAACGAGATAGGTAAACACACGACTTGCCAAATTCATGATCTTGTGCATGACTTTTGTTTGATAAAAGCAAGAGAGGAAAAGTTGTTTGACGAGATAAGTTCAAGTGctccatcatcatcttcttcatatCTGATGCCACGTCAAATGAACATTGAATATGGTCAGGGGCACTTTGGGCATAACAATTTTTCCCTCTTCGATTCAAAAAATAAAAGGCATTCCGGTAAACACCTCTATTCTTTGAGGATAACTGACCACATATATCATGACAATAATCTTCTTTATGATATATGCCACCTAACACACTTCAGGCTTCTTAGAGTGTTGCAACTGGATAACTTTTTTATCACGGCGAATGATTCTTTGCTGAATAAAATATGCACATTGGTTCATTTGAGGTACTTATACATTCGGACAGAAGTTAAATCTCTGCCTTCGTCTTTTTCAAATCTCTGGAATCTGGAAACTCTGTGGGTGAAAAACAATGGACCCCCCTTGGTAATATTACCAACAATTTGGaatcttgtaaagttgcgagtgCTGGGCATAGCTGATTGTTCTTTCTTTGATTTGGATACAGATGAACCAATACTAGTAGCAGAGGACTCAAAGTTAGTGAGCTTGAGATTATTACGGGGACTCGAAGTTTCCTATTCAAAAGACACAGAGGATATTTTCAAAAGGTTTCCCAATCTTCAAGAGCTTCGATTTGATCTCAAGGAATCATGGGATTGTTCAACAGGGCGATATTGGTTCCCGAAATTGGACTTCCTAAATGAACTAGAATCTCTCAAAGTAACTTTTAAAAGTTCAAATTCAAATGATAGTGCGCTCTCTGTAGCGACAAATCGGCTTTGGGATTTTCACTTCCCTTCGAGTGTGAAAATGTTGTGTTTGTGTGAGTTTCCTCTGACATCCGATTTACTATCAACAATAGGAAGACTGTCCAACCTTGAACAGATGTACCTTAAAAACGCAATCATCGAGGGGGAGGAATGGAACATGGGGGAGGAAGACACATTCCAGAATCTCAAATGTTTGACCTTGCAGCGAGTGAATCTTTCTAAGTGGGAGGTTAGAGAGGAATCCTTTCCTGCGCTTGAGAAATTACGACTGCGGTACTGTCGTAAGCTTAAGGAGATTCCGCCTAGTTTTGGGGATATTTGTTCCTTAAAAAGTATCGAACTGGTGAGGTGCCGTCGACTTGAATCATCTGCTATGAAGATTAAGCAAGATGTTGAAGATATGATGGGGGATATTCAGGTCCTTGTTTATAACTGA